Proteins co-encoded in one Nicotiana sylvestris chromosome 7, ASM39365v2, whole genome shotgun sequence genomic window:
- the LOC104225694 gene encoding uncharacterized protein, with product MHRRNIRLRREYLYRKSLEGKERLLYEKKRKIKEALEEGKPIPTELRNEEAALRKEIDLEDENTAVPRSTIDDEYANATEKDPKILLTTSRNPSAPLTQFVKELKIVFPNAQRMNRGGQVISEIIETCRAHDFTDVILVHEHRGVPDGIIISHLPFGPTAYFGLLNVVTRHDIKDKKSIGTMPEAYPHLIFDKFSTKLGERTVNILKHLFPVPKPDTKRIITFANQSDYISFRHHIYEKHGGPKSIELKEVGPRFELRLYQIKLGTMDQDEAQTEWVIRPYMNTSKKQKLLGD from the exons ATGCATAGAAGGAACATTAGGTTGCGAAGAGAGTATCTTTACAGGAAAAGCTTAGAAGGGAAGGAGCGTTTGCTCTATGAGAAGAAACGCAAAATCAAAGAAGCTTTAGAGG AGGGAAAACCCATTCCAACTGAGCTCAGGAATGAAGAGGCTGCTCTTCGCAAAGAAATCGACCTTGAAGATGAAAATACTGCCG TACCTCGATCAACTATTGATGATGAATATGCTAATGCAACTGAAAAAGATCCCAAAATTTTGCTTACCACTTCAAGAAATCCTAGTGCTCCTCTTACTCAGTTTGTCAAG GAATTAAAAATTGTGTTCCCTAATGCTCAGCGGATGAATCGTGGTGGTCAG GTTATATCTGAAATAATTGAAACCTGCCGAGCTCATGATTTTACAGATGTAATTTTGGTCCATGAGCATCGTGGTGTGCCTGATGGTATTATCATTAGCCATCTGCCATTTGGTCCAACTGCTTACTTTGGATTGCTCAATGTG GTAACGAGACATGATATAAAGGACAAAAAATCTATTGGAACCATGCCTGAGGCGTACCCACATCTGATTTTTGACAAATTTTCAACAAAG CTTGGTGAGAGGACAGTTAACATCCTAAAGCATTTGTTTCCAGTGCCCAAGCCTGATACAAAGCGTATTATCACATTTGCTAACCAGTCAGACTATATTTCATTCAG ACATCACATCTATGAAAAGCACGGAGGTCCAAAATCAATTGAGCTGAAAGAGGTTGGTCCTCGATTTGAACTACGGCTTTACCAG ATAAAACTAGGAACGATGGATCAGGATGAAGCTCAAACCGAGTGGGTCATAAGGCCTTACATGAACACATCCAAAAAACAGAAGCTTCTAGGGGACTGA